A part of Miscanthus floridulus cultivar M001 chromosome 6, ASM1932011v1, whole genome shotgun sequence genomic DNA contains:
- the LOC136456613 gene encoding zinc finger A20 and AN1 domain-containing stress-associated protein 3-like: MSQQQIGGAGASPMCAAGCGFFGSPTTLGMCSVCYKKHCCTMTDGPGASSGAAMAFDPVARSTATAVTPGPGTAAGCSAAAAKPTVAPAPTASICLLAPAAKGAVAEAAAMSPPPASEAAAKKKAPPGRCAACCKKVGLTVTGFVCRCGNTFCGSHRYAEEHGYSFDFKGASRDAIARANPVIKAEKLAGKI, encoded by the coding sequence ATGTCACAGCAGCAGATAGGTGGCGCTGGCGCCTCGCCGATGTGCGCCGCGGGCTGCGGTTTCTTCGGGAGCCCGACGACCCTCGGCATGTGCTCCGTCTGCTACAAGAAGCATTGCTGCACCATGACAGACGGTCCAGGCGCCTCCTCCGGCGCCGCCATGGCATTCGATCCCGTCGCGCGATCCACCGCTACCGCGGTGACCCCCGGGCCTGGCACCGCCGCCGGTTGTTCCGCCGCGGCGGCTAAGCCAACGGTGGCGCCTGCGCCCACCGCCAGCATCTGTTTGTTGGCTCCTGCTGCTAAGGGCGCCGTAGCGGAAGCCGCCGCCATGTCGCCGCCCCCCGCGTCCGAGGCGGCGGCGAAGAAGAAGGCGCCGCCGGGCCGGTGCGCGGCGTGCTGCAAGAAGGTGGGGCTCACGGTCACGGGGTTCGTGTGCCGATGCGGGAACACGTTCTGCGGAAGCCACCGGTACGCGGAGGAGCACGGCTACAGCTTCGACTTCAAGGGCGCTAGCCGTGACGCCATCGCGCGCGCCAACCCGGTCATCAAGGCGGAGAAGCTGGCCGGCAAGATCTGA